One segment of Pan paniscus chromosome 20, NHGRI_mPanPan1-v2.0_pri, whole genome shotgun sequence DNA contains the following:
- the ZNF112 gene encoding zinc finger protein 112 isoform X2, with the protein MVTFKDVAVVFTEEELGLLDSVQRKLYRDVMLENFRNLLLVAHQPFKPDLISQLEREEKLLMVETETPGDGCSGRKNQQKMESIQEVTVSYLSPKELSSRQTWQQSAGGLIRCQDFLKVFQGKNSQLQEQGNSLGQVWAGIPVQISEDENYILTHIGNGSNYIKSQAYPSWRAHHSWRKMYLKESHNYQCRCQQISMKNNFCKCDSVSWLSHHNDKLEVHRKENYSCHDCGEDIMKVSLLNQESIQTEEKPYPCTGYRKAFSNDSSSEVHQQFHLEGKPYTYSSCGKGCSYSSLLRIHQNIEGEDDIENSHLKSYQRVHTEEKPCKCGEYGENFNHWSPLNTYELIHTGEMSYRRNIYEKAFSHSLDLNSIFRVHTRDEPHEYEENENVFNQSSCLQVHQKIHTEEKLYTDIEYGKSFICSSNLDIQHRVHMEENSYNSEECGNGFSLASHFQDLQIIHTKEQPYKRYMCSNSFSHNLYLQGHPKIHIGEKPRKECGNGFNWSSKLKDHQRVHTGQKPYKCNICGKGFNHRSVLNVHQRVHTGEKPYKCEECDKGFSRSSYLQAHQRVHTGEKPYKCEECGKGFSRNSYLQGHQRVHTGEKPYKCEECGKGFSRSSHLQGHQRVHTGEKPFKCEECGKGFSWSFNLQIHQRVHTGEKPYKCEECGKGFSKASTLLAHQRVHTGEKPYQCDECGKSFSQRSYLQSHQSVHSGERPYICEVCGKGFSQRAYLQGHQRVHTRVKPYKCEMCGKGFSQSSRLEAHRRVHTGGKPYKCEVCTKGFSESSRLQAHQRVHAEGRPYKCEQCGKGFSGYSSLQAHHRVHTGEKPYKCEVCGKGFSQRSNLQAHQRVHTGEKPYKCDACGKGFRWSSGLLIHQRVHSSDKFYKSEDYGKDYPSSENLHRNEDSVLF; encoded by the coding sequence GAAGGAAGAATCAACAAAAGATGGAGAGTATTCAGGAAGTAACAGTAAGCTACCTTTCCCCCAAAGAGCTTTCCTCCCGTCAGACCTGGCAACAAAGTGCAGGTGGGTTAATCAGGTGTCAAGATTTCCTGAAAGTTTTTCAAGGGAAGAATTCTCAGTTGCAAGAACAAGGTAATTCCCTCGGCCAGGTTTGGGCAGGAATACCAGTTCAGATTTCTGAAGATGAGAACTATATATTGACTCATATAGGGAATGGCTCCAATTATATAAAAAGTCAAGCGTATCCATCTTGGAGGGCACATCATTCTTGGAGGAAAATGTATCTGAAAGAGTCACATAATTATCAGTGTAGATGTCAGCAAATTtccatgaaaaataatttctgtaagTGTGACAGTGTCAGTTGGCTCTCACATCACAATGATAAACTGGAAgtacacagaaaagaaaactacagctgCCATGACTGTGGAGAAGATATCATGAAGGTATCATTACTTAATCAGGAGTCAATTCAAACAGAGGAGAAGCCCTATCCATGTACTGGGTATAGAAAAGCCTTCAGTAATGACTCCAGCTCTGAAGTTCATCAGCAGTTCCACTTGGAAGGGAAGCCCTATACATACAGTTCATGTGGAAAGGGCTGTAGTTATAGTTCACTTCTTCGTATTCATCAAAATATTGAGGGAGAAGATGATATTGAGAATTCACATCTGAAATCCTATCAGAGAGTGCATACAGAGGAGAAACCATGCAAATGTGGTGAATATGGTGAGAACTTCAATCACTGGTCCCCTCTTAACACTTATGAACTTATCCACACAGGTGAGATGTCCTATAGGCGCAACATTTATGAGAAAGCCTTCAGTCATAGCTTAGACCTTAATAGTATTTTTAGGGTCCATACTAGGGATGAACCCCATGAATATGAGGAAAATGAGAATGTCTTTAATCAGAGTTCATGTCTTCAAGTCCATCAAAAAATCCACACTGAAGAGAAACTATACACAGATATAGAGTATGGAAAGAGTTTCATTTGTAGTTCAAATCTTGACATTCAGCATAGGGTTCATATGGAAGAGAATTCATATAATTCTGAGGAGTGTGGTAATGGCTTCAGTCTGGCCTCACATTTTCAAGACCTTCAGATAATCCACACTAAGGAACAACCATATAAACGCTATATGTGTAGTAACAGCTTCAGCCATAATTTATATCTTCAAGGTCATCCAAAAATTCACATTGGAGAGAAACCGCGTAAGGAGTGTGGGAATGGCTTCAACTGGAGCTCAAAACTTAAAGATCATCAGAGAGTCCACACTGGACAGAAGCCATACAAATGCAATATATGTGGCAAAGGTTTCAATCATAGATCAGTTCTGAATGTTCATCAGAGAgtccacacaggagagaaaccttataaATGTGAGGAATGTGATAAGGGATTCAGTCGGAGTTCATATCTTCAAGCCCATCAGAGAGTccacactggagaaaaaccttATAAATGTGAGGAATGTGGGAAGGGGTTCAGTCGAAATTCATACCTTCAAGGCCATCAGagagttcacactggagaaaaaccaTACAAGTGTGAGGAGTGTGGGAAGGGCTTCAGTCGGAGTTCACACCTTCAAGGCCATCAGAGGGTCCACACTGGAGAAAAACCATTCAAATGTGAGGAGTGTGGGAAGGGGTTCAGTTGGAGCTTTAATCTTCAAATTCATCAGAGGGTTCACACAGGAGAAAAACCCtataaatgtgaagaatgtggtaaAGGCTTCAGTAAGGCCTCAACACTTTTGGCCCATCAGAGGGTCCACACGGGAGAGAAGCCATACCAATGTGATGAGTGTGGTAAGAGTTTCAGTCAGAGATCATACCTTCAGAGTCATCAGAGTGTCCATTCTGGAGAAAGACCATATATATGTGAGGTATGTGGAAAGGGCTTCAGTCAGAGAGCATATCTTCAAGGTCATCAGAGAGTCCACACTAGAGTGAAACCGTATAAGTGTGAGATGTGTGGGAAGGGCTTTAGTCAGAGTTCGCGCCTTGAAGCACACCGGAGGGTTCACACAGGAGGGAAACCATACAAATGTGAGGTGTGTACAAAGGGTTTCAGTGAGAGTTCACGCCTTCAAGCACACCAAAGGGTTCATGCGGAAGGGAGACCCTATAAATGTGAACAGTGTGGTAAGGGTTTCAGTGGGTATTCAAGTCTTCAAGCCCATCACAGAgtccacacaggagagaaaccgTACAAATGTGAGGTATGTGGAAAGGGCTTCAGTCAGAGATCAAATCTTCAGGCTCACCAGAGAgtccacacaggagagaaaccatacaaatgtGATGCATGTGGTAAGGGTTTCCGTTGGAGCTCAGGTCTTCTCATTCATCAAAGAGTGCATAGTAGTGATAAATTCTATAAAAGCGAAGACTATGGTAAGGACTACCCTTCATCAGAGAATCTACACAGAAATGaagattctgttttgttttga
- the ZNF112 gene encoding zinc finger protein 112 isoform X1, with amino-acid sequence MTKFQEMVTFKDVAVVFTEEELGLLDSVQRKLYRDVMLENFRNLLLVAHQPFKPDLISQLEREEKLLMVETETPGDGCSGRKNQQKMESIQEVTVSYLSPKELSSRQTWQQSAGGLIRCQDFLKVFQGKNSQLQEQGNSLGQVWAGIPVQISEDENYILTHIGNGSNYIKSQAYPSWRAHHSWRKMYLKESHNYQCRCQQISMKNNFCKCDSVSWLSHHNDKLEVHRKENYSCHDCGEDIMKVSLLNQESIQTEEKPYPCTGYRKAFSNDSSSEVHQQFHLEGKPYTYSSCGKGCSYSSLLRIHQNIEGEDDIENSHLKSYQRVHTEEKPCKCGEYGENFNHWSPLNTYELIHTGEMSYRRNIYEKAFSHSLDLNSIFRVHTRDEPHEYEENENVFNQSSCLQVHQKIHTEEKLYTDIEYGKSFICSSNLDIQHRVHMEENSYNSEECGNGFSLASHFQDLQIIHTKEQPYKRYMCSNSFSHNLYLQGHPKIHIGEKPRKECGNGFNWSSKLKDHQRVHTGQKPYKCNICGKGFNHRSVLNVHQRVHTGEKPYKCEECDKGFSRSSYLQAHQRVHTGEKPYKCEECGKGFSRNSYLQGHQRVHTGEKPYKCEECGKGFSRSSHLQGHQRVHTGEKPFKCEECGKGFSWSFNLQIHQRVHTGEKPYKCEECGKGFSKASTLLAHQRVHTGEKPYQCDECGKSFSQRSYLQSHQSVHSGERPYICEVCGKGFSQRAYLQGHQRVHTRVKPYKCEMCGKGFSQSSRLEAHRRVHTGGKPYKCEVCTKGFSESSRLQAHQRVHAEGRPYKCEQCGKGFSGYSSLQAHHRVHTGEKPYKCEVCGKGFSQRSNLQAHQRVHTGEKPYKCDACGKGFRWSSGLLIHQRVHSSDKFYKSEDYGKDYPSSENLHRNEDSVLF; translated from the coding sequence GAAGGAAGAATCAACAAAAGATGGAGAGTATTCAGGAAGTAACAGTAAGCTACCTTTCCCCCAAAGAGCTTTCCTCCCGTCAGACCTGGCAACAAAGTGCAGGTGGGTTAATCAGGTGTCAAGATTTCCTGAAAGTTTTTCAAGGGAAGAATTCTCAGTTGCAAGAACAAGGTAATTCCCTCGGCCAGGTTTGGGCAGGAATACCAGTTCAGATTTCTGAAGATGAGAACTATATATTGACTCATATAGGGAATGGCTCCAATTATATAAAAAGTCAAGCGTATCCATCTTGGAGGGCACATCATTCTTGGAGGAAAATGTATCTGAAAGAGTCACATAATTATCAGTGTAGATGTCAGCAAATTtccatgaaaaataatttctgtaagTGTGACAGTGTCAGTTGGCTCTCACATCACAATGATAAACTGGAAgtacacagaaaagaaaactacagctgCCATGACTGTGGAGAAGATATCATGAAGGTATCATTACTTAATCAGGAGTCAATTCAAACAGAGGAGAAGCCCTATCCATGTACTGGGTATAGAAAAGCCTTCAGTAATGACTCCAGCTCTGAAGTTCATCAGCAGTTCCACTTGGAAGGGAAGCCCTATACATACAGTTCATGTGGAAAGGGCTGTAGTTATAGTTCACTTCTTCGTATTCATCAAAATATTGAGGGAGAAGATGATATTGAGAATTCACATCTGAAATCCTATCAGAGAGTGCATACAGAGGAGAAACCATGCAAATGTGGTGAATATGGTGAGAACTTCAATCACTGGTCCCCTCTTAACACTTATGAACTTATCCACACAGGTGAGATGTCCTATAGGCGCAACATTTATGAGAAAGCCTTCAGTCATAGCTTAGACCTTAATAGTATTTTTAGGGTCCATACTAGGGATGAACCCCATGAATATGAGGAAAATGAGAATGTCTTTAATCAGAGTTCATGTCTTCAAGTCCATCAAAAAATCCACACTGAAGAGAAACTATACACAGATATAGAGTATGGAAAGAGTTTCATTTGTAGTTCAAATCTTGACATTCAGCATAGGGTTCATATGGAAGAGAATTCATATAATTCTGAGGAGTGTGGTAATGGCTTCAGTCTGGCCTCACATTTTCAAGACCTTCAGATAATCCACACTAAGGAACAACCATATAAACGCTATATGTGTAGTAACAGCTTCAGCCATAATTTATATCTTCAAGGTCATCCAAAAATTCACATTGGAGAGAAACCGCGTAAGGAGTGTGGGAATGGCTTCAACTGGAGCTCAAAACTTAAAGATCATCAGAGAGTCCACACTGGACAGAAGCCATACAAATGCAATATATGTGGCAAAGGTTTCAATCATAGATCAGTTCTGAATGTTCATCAGAGAgtccacacaggagagaaaccttataaATGTGAGGAATGTGATAAGGGATTCAGTCGGAGTTCATATCTTCAAGCCCATCAGAGAGTccacactggagaaaaaccttATAAATGTGAGGAATGTGGGAAGGGGTTCAGTCGAAATTCATACCTTCAAGGCCATCAGagagttcacactggagaaaaaccaTACAAGTGTGAGGAGTGTGGGAAGGGCTTCAGTCGGAGTTCACACCTTCAAGGCCATCAGAGGGTCCACACTGGAGAAAAACCATTCAAATGTGAGGAGTGTGGGAAGGGGTTCAGTTGGAGCTTTAATCTTCAAATTCATCAGAGGGTTCACACAGGAGAAAAACCCtataaatgtgaagaatgtggtaaAGGCTTCAGTAAGGCCTCAACACTTTTGGCCCATCAGAGGGTCCACACGGGAGAGAAGCCATACCAATGTGATGAGTGTGGTAAGAGTTTCAGTCAGAGATCATACCTTCAGAGTCATCAGAGTGTCCATTCTGGAGAAAGACCATATATATGTGAGGTATGTGGAAAGGGCTTCAGTCAGAGAGCATATCTTCAAGGTCATCAGAGAGTCCACACTAGAGTGAAACCGTATAAGTGTGAGATGTGTGGGAAGGGCTTTAGTCAGAGTTCGCGCCTTGAAGCACACCGGAGGGTTCACACAGGAGGGAAACCATACAAATGTGAGGTGTGTACAAAGGGTTTCAGTGAGAGTTCACGCCTTCAAGCACACCAAAGGGTTCATGCGGAAGGGAGACCCTATAAATGTGAACAGTGTGGTAAGGGTTTCAGTGGGTATTCAAGTCTTCAAGCCCATCACAGAgtccacacaggagagaaaccgTACAAATGTGAGGTATGTGGAAAGGGCTTCAGTCAGAGATCAAATCTTCAGGCTCACCAGAGAgtccacacaggagagaaaccatacaaatgtGATGCATGTGGTAAGGGTTTCCGTTGGAGCTCAGGTCTTCTCATTCATCAAAGAGTGCATAGTAGTGATAAATTCTATAAAAGCGAAGACTATGGTAAGGACTACCCTTCATCAGAGAATCTACACAGAAATGaagattctgttttgttttga